From one Streptomyces sp. SCSIO 30461 genomic stretch:
- a CDS encoding cystathionine gamma-synthase, with protein sequence MSDHFSSDSESGHERGFETLAIHAGNTADPLTGAVVPPIYQVSTYKQDGVGGLRGGYEYSRSANPTRTALEENLAALEGGRRGLAFASGLAAEDCLLRTLLVPGDHVVIPNDAYGGTFRLFAKVVQRWGVEFSVADTSDPAAVRDAFTDRTKLIWVETPSNPLLGITDIAHIAGIARAAGAKLVVDNTFASPYLQQPLALGADVVVHSLTKYMGGHSDVVGGALVTADEALGEELAYHQNAMGAVAGPFDSWIVLRGIKTLAVRMDRHSENAKRIAEMLTQHAKVTRVFYPGLAEHPGHEIAAKQMKDFGGMVSFQVAGGEEAAVEVCNRAKLFTLGESLGGVESLIEHPGRMTHASVAGSLLEVPADLVRLSVGIEAVGDLLADLEQALG encoded by the coding sequence ATGAGTGACCATTTCAGCAGCGATTCCGAGTCCGGCCACGAGCGCGGGTTCGAGACCCTCGCCATCCACGCGGGCAACACCGCCGACCCGCTGACCGGTGCGGTCGTGCCTCCCATCTACCAGGTGTCCACCTACAAGCAGGACGGGGTCGGCGGACTCCGCGGCGGATATGAGTACAGCCGCAGCGCCAACCCGACCCGCACCGCGCTGGAGGAGAACCTCGCGGCGCTGGAGGGTGGCCGGCGCGGCCTCGCCTTCGCCTCCGGCCTCGCCGCCGAGGACTGCCTGCTGCGCACGCTGCTGGTGCCCGGTGACCATGTGGTCATCCCCAACGACGCCTACGGTGGCACCTTCCGGCTGTTCGCCAAGGTCGTCCAGCGGTGGGGGGTCGAGTTCTCGGTCGCCGACACCTCCGACCCGGCGGCGGTCCGTGATGCATTCACCGACCGTACGAAGCTCATCTGGGTGGAGACCCCGTCGAACCCGCTGCTCGGGATCACCGACATCGCGCACATCGCGGGCATCGCCCGCGCCGCGGGTGCGAAGCTCGTCGTGGACAACACCTTCGCCAGCCCGTACCTCCAGCAGCCGCTCGCGCTCGGCGCGGATGTGGTCGTCCACTCGCTGACCAAGTACATGGGCGGGCACTCCGACGTCGTCGGCGGCGCGCTGGTCACCGCCGACGAGGCGCTCGGCGAGGAGCTCGCCTACCACCAGAACGCGATGGGCGCGGTGGCCGGACCGTTCGACTCGTGGATCGTGCTGCGGGGCATCAAGACCCTGGCGGTCCGGATGGACCGGCACAGCGAGAACGCGAAGCGGATCGCCGAGATGCTGACCCAGCACGCCAAGGTCACGCGGGTGTTCTATCCGGGCCTTGCCGAGCACCCGGGTCACGAGATCGCCGCGAAGCAGATGAAGGACTTCGGCGGAATGGTGTCGTTCCAGGTCGCCGGGGGCGAGGAGGCGGCCGTCGAGGTCTGCAACCGCGCGAAGCTGTTCACGCTGGGTGAGTCCCTGGGCGGTGTGGAGTCGCTGATCGAGCACCCGGGTCGGATGACGCACGCGTCGGTGGCGGGCTCACTGCTGGAGGTGCCGGCTGACCTGGTGCGGCTTTCGGTCGGCATCGAGGCGGTGGGCGACCTGCTCGCGGACCTTGAGCAGGCACTGGGCTGA
- a CDS encoding DUF1059 domain-containing protein: MTRKVADCRRFPSETDCSLTISGEEEEVLRAATEHAASVHGHENTPELREQIRGMLEDEKVSA; the protein is encoded by the coding sequence ATGACCAGGAAAGTCGCCGACTGCCGCAGATTCCCCAGTGAGACGGACTGCAGCCTCACCATCTCCGGTGAGGAGGAAGAAGTCCTCCGGGCCGCCACCGAGCACGCGGCATCGGTCCACGGCCACGAGAACACCCCGGAGTTGCGTGAGCAGATCCGGGGCATGCTGGAGGACGAGAAGGTCAGTGCCTGA
- a CDS encoding sigma factor-like helix-turn-helix DNA-binding protein has translation MRQRRQNPLPAPAPTYRQGRGHAHTRVTYSAGDFDVFVAGAARRLLHAATLLTCERPPHNPEAQRLLVAALAHTYADWDRLRGEDPYDRTRAALVARFARSAWRHHCDAGLGPTARLSPQERLVVVLRIYEGVAEEQTAALLGIPAERVRAICARAVSVLRHPGSRAHGARSWWCPRTRPPLRAARTS, from the coding sequence ATGCGTCAGCGGCGGCAGAACCCGCTTCCCGCCCCCGCCCCTACGTATCGGCAGGGGCGGGGCCACGCCCACACCCGCGTCACCTACAGCGCGGGGGACTTCGACGTATTCGTCGCCGGTGCGGCCAGGCGGCTGCTGCACGCCGCGACTCTGCTGACCTGTGAGCGGCCCCCGCACAACCCTGAGGCGCAGCGGCTGCTGGTCGCCGCACTGGCCCACACCTACGCGGACTGGGACCGGCTGCGCGGCGAGGATCCCTACGACCGGACCCGCGCCGCGCTCGTCGCCCGCTTCGCCCGCTCGGCGTGGCGCCACCACTGCGACGCCGGCCTCGGCCCGACGGCCCGGCTCAGCCCCCAGGAGCGGCTGGTCGTCGTGCTCCGGATCTACGAGGGGGTGGCCGAGGAGCAGACCGCGGCCCTGCTCGGCATTCCGGCGGAACGGGTACGGGCGATCTGCGCACGCGCGGTCTCGGTGCTCCGCCACCCCGGCTCACGGGCACACGGAGCCCGTTCATGGTGGTGTCCGCGGACACGTCCGCCGCTCCGCGCGGCGCGTACCTCATGA
- a CDS encoding MarR family transcriptional regulator, with protein sequence MPTSQDMTTDLDPGLLDALQHQVAVFARRAEQTRLGGVGQARNSMDRAAYLLLNRLDQEGPMGVKALAAGMGIDSSTVTRQVAPLVDTGLVKRTSHPEDGRAVVLQLSPRGHARLEEVRSSRRELMAQVTDGWSEEERQQFCTLLTRFNSALSARQSGGPVVEAEEQPTS encoded by the coding sequence ATGCCCACATCCCAGGACATGACGACTGATCTCGACCCCGGTCTCCTCGATGCCCTCCAGCACCAGGTGGCCGTCTTCGCACGCCGTGCCGAGCAGACCCGGCTCGGCGGTGTGGGCCAGGCCCGCAACTCGATGGACCGCGCCGCGTATCTGCTGCTCAACCGGCTCGACCAGGAAGGCCCGATGGGCGTCAAGGCGCTCGCGGCCGGGATGGGCATCGACTCGTCCACCGTGACCCGGCAGGTCGCGCCGCTGGTCGACACCGGTCTGGTCAAGCGCACCTCGCACCCCGAGGACGGACGTGCGGTGGTGCTGCAGCTGTCGCCGCGCGGCCACGCCAGGCTGGAGGAGGTCCGCTCCTCACGGCGCGAGCTGATGGCCCAGGTGACGGACGGCTGGTCGGAAGAGGAACGGCAGCAGTTCTGCACGCTGCTCACCCGCTTCAACTCGGCTTTGTCGGCTCGGCAGTCGGGCGGTCCTGTCGTGGAGGCAGAGGAACAGCCGACCTCCTGA
- the ilvA gene encoding threonine ammonia-lyase, whose translation MSFHVAGPAHPLILDDVRGAQKMLAGVAKLTPMEGSRYLSDLVGAPVHLKCENLQRTGSFKLRGAYVRISGLRPEERAAGVVAASAGNHAQGVALASALLGVRSTVFMPVGAPLPKVAATREYGADVRLCGQVVDESLAAAREYARDTGAVFIHPFDHPDIIAGQGTVGLEILEQCPEVRTIIVGMGGGGLAAGIAVAVKALRPDVRIIGVQAEGAAAYPPSLAAGRPVAIEAPVTMADGIKVGCPGDVPFAIVEELVDEVRTVSEGALSSALLLCLERAKLVVEPAGASTVAALLSEPRSVHGPVVAVLSGGNVDPLLMQRILRHGMAAAGRYLSLRLRLADRPGVLASLLGVLSGLDANVLDVAHVRTDPRLGLTEVEVELQLETKGREHCAEVERALRDVGYRVMG comes from the coding sequence ATGAGCTTCCATGTGGCAGGCCCCGCTCACCCCCTCATCCTCGATGACGTCAGGGGGGCTCAGAAGATGCTCGCCGGCGTGGCCAAGCTGACCCCCATGGAGGGCAGCCGGTATCTGTCCGACCTGGTAGGTGCCCCCGTCCACCTCAAGTGCGAGAACCTTCAGCGGACCGGATCGTTCAAGCTGCGCGGCGCGTATGTGCGGATCTCGGGTCTGCGACCGGAGGAGCGCGCGGCGGGCGTCGTCGCGGCATCCGCGGGCAACCACGCTCAGGGCGTGGCCCTCGCCTCCGCGCTCCTGGGGGTGCGCTCGACCGTCTTCATGCCGGTGGGCGCCCCGCTGCCGAAGGTGGCCGCTACGCGTGAGTACGGCGCCGACGTGCGGCTGTGCGGGCAGGTCGTGGACGAGAGCCTCGCCGCGGCGCGTGAGTACGCGCGGGACACGGGCGCCGTGTTCATCCACCCGTTCGATCATCCCGACATCATCGCCGGCCAGGGCACGGTGGGCCTTGAGATCCTCGAACAGTGCCCGGAGGTGCGGACGATCATCGTCGGCATGGGCGGCGGCGGCCTGGCAGCCGGCATCGCGGTCGCGGTGAAGGCGCTGCGCCCCGATGTGCGGATCATCGGCGTGCAGGCCGAGGGCGCGGCGGCGTATCCGCCGTCGCTGGCGGCGGGGCGTCCGGTGGCGATCGAGGCGCCCGTCACCATGGCGGACGGCATCAAGGTGGGCTGTCCGGGAGATGTGCCGTTCGCGATCGTCGAGGAACTTGTCGACGAGGTGCGCACGGTCTCGGAGGGCGCGTTGTCATCGGCGCTCCTGCTGTGCCTGGAGCGGGCCAAGCTGGTGGTCGAACCGGCGGGAGCGAGCACGGTGGCGGCGTTGCTGAGCGAGCCGCGCTCCGTGCACGGCCCGGTGGTGGCGGTGCTCTCGGGCGGCAATGTCGACCCTCTGCTGATGCAGCGCATCCTGCGCCACGGCATGGCGGCGGCGGGCCGTTATCTGTCGCTCCGGCTGCGGTTGGCCGACCGGCCCGGTGTGCTGGCGTCGCTGCTGGGGGTGCTGTCCGGCCTGGACGCGAACGTCCTGGACGTGGCTCATGTCCGCACCGACCCGCGCCTCGGTCTGACGGAGGTCGAGGTCGAGCTGCAGCTGGAGACGAAGGGGAGGGAGCACTGCGCGGAGGTGGAGCGGGCGCTGCGTGACGTGGGCTACCGCGTGATGGGCTGA
- a CDS encoding ABC transporter permease, translated as MCRVSPVVAEVEFPARFAVVIFGMIQPIMFVVLFSYVFGGSMNIGGTTSPAVYREFLMAGIFAQTVTFATAGAGIADDMHKGLIDRFRSLPMARGAVLTGRTLADLVQTTLTLVVLTIVALLVGWRVHNGIPKALAAFGLLLLLGYAFSWIGALIGLSVRTPEAATSGGLIWLFPVTFISNAFVDSSQMTPWLRTIADWNPFSATVQACRELFGNPGVSQSGAWPMEHPVSASIVYSVLIVVLFRTLAVRKYRSATA; from the coding sequence ATGTGCCGCGTCTCGCCCGTTGTAGCCGAGGTGGAATTCCCTGCGCGATTCGCCGTGGTCATCTTCGGGATGATCCAGCCGATCATGTTCGTGGTGCTGTTCAGCTATGTGTTCGGCGGTTCCATGAACATCGGTGGCACGACCTCGCCGGCCGTCTACCGCGAGTTCCTGATGGCCGGGATCTTCGCCCAGACCGTCACCTTCGCCACGGCGGGCGCGGGCATCGCCGACGACATGCACAAGGGCCTGATCGACCGCTTCCGCTCCCTCCCCATGGCACGTGGCGCGGTCCTCACCGGCCGCACGCTCGCCGACCTCGTCCAGACCACGCTGACCCTCGTGGTGCTCACCATCGTGGCCCTGCTGGTCGGTTGGCGGGTCCACAACGGCATCCCCAAGGCACTCGCCGCCTTCGGGCTGCTGCTCCTGCTCGGCTACGCGTTCTCCTGGATCGGCGCGTTGATCGGTCTCTCGGTCCGCACCCCTGAGGCGGCCACCTCGGGCGGACTGATCTGGCTGTTCCCGGTCACGTTCATCTCGAACGCGTTCGTGGACTCCAGCCAGATGACCCCCTGGCTCCGGACGATCGCCGACTGGAACCCGTTCAGCGCCACCGTGCAGGCCTGCCGCGAGCTGTTCGGCAATCCAGGAGTCTCGCAGTCCGGCGCCTGGCCGATGGAGCACCCGGTGTCCGCTTCGATCGTCTACTCGGTGCTGATCGTGGTGCTGTTCCGCACGCTGGCGGTGCGCAAGTACCGCTCGGCGACAGCCTGA